The following DNA comes from Mycoplasma phocoenae.
TTTCAGACTGATTTAAGTACAGAAAAAGTATTCAAATTTATTGAGTCATTAATTTAATAATGAGAAAATTATCATTAGATTTAGGAACAAGAACATGTGGTTTTGCCATTACTGATTCAGACTGTATTTTAGCCACAGGTCTTGATAATTATCGCTTTGAAGAAAATAATTTTTCAAAAGTGGTTGAACAAGTTAAATTTTATATAGAAAAATATAAAGATATTGATACATTGGTTTTGGGCCATCCATTAAGAAGCAATAATACAAAAAGTGAAAGAACATTAATGGTTGAAGAATTTAAAATCATCTTGGAAAACGAATTTAAATTACCTGTTGTTTTAGTGAATGAACATAGTTCAACAAAAGCAGCAGAAGATATTTTAATTCAAGTTGGATACACAAGAAAGAAAAGAAAGGGAGTAAAAGATAAATTAGCAGCTCAATTAATCCTTGAAGATTATTTGAACTATTATCTTAAAAAATAAGTATGACAGACGTTAATAAAATACCTACAATCGACATAAACGATCCTGAAAGAGAAATTGTTTTGGTTGATGAAAACAATAAAAAATTTAAAGCATTCATTTTATTTGAAGCGGACGAAGAAGATACACATTTTATGTTTGTTGTTCCGGAAGATGCAAATATATACGAAGACGAAGAGAGTGTACTATGCTACGAAGTCCATGGAGAAGAATATATTCCAGCTGAAATACCTGAACAAGCACAAATTTTACTAGATCAATTTTTAGACGAAGTTGATGTTATAGATTCAAGATATGAATAATATACTTTCAACTCAAATACTTTCAGCTACTTTAAAAGTAGAAAGATTAAAAGTAGATTGGCCTACTTGAAAAACCATCTTATTAATATCGATTTTTGTAGTAATATTTTTTGCAACCATTGTTTATGTGATTATGCATTTGAGACTGAAAACATTAAAAGCAAAATATAAGATACATGAAACAAACAAACAAATATTATCAATTCAAGAAAGTAATCCGAACTTTGCTAACGTAATAACAGAATTACAACAAAAGACTAATAATACAAAAGCCCATTCATTATTCAGTGCTTTTGTATTGAATACCTTTTTAGTAAATAAATATACTGATATAACAATCATTGATGATGAGGATGATTATTTTGCAAACTTATTAGCAGTAAATTGTCCTGAAGCAAATATTTCAAACATTGCTAAAACTACAAAATACAAACATTTAAATTACATAGATTCATTCAAAACAATTAATAAATTAACAATGAAATCGCAGTTAATAGTTAATTTAGATTACAATCTTGATCCATTAAACGCACTAAATGAATCATTAGAACATTTAAAAGACAATGGAATATGCATTTTCTTATATAATAAATACTGTAAAAAACAATTAAATTCTATTTTTGATCGTTTAGAAACAGATAATAAACTTAAATATGAAAAAATGAAATTTAAAAAAATAAAAATAATTATAATAACAAACTATAAAAATAAGGAGTAACAATGAATACAGAAGAAAAAATTTATTTAACACAAGAATCGCTTGATGATTATAAAAATGAGTTGAACCATTTACAAAATGTTCTTCGTCCACAAGTTATTGAAGAAATAAAAGAAGCTCGTGGGCAAGGTGACCTTTCAGAAAATGCTGAATATGATGCTGCGCGTGATAAACAAGCTCAGGTTGAAGGGCGTATCGCTGAAATCCAACACATACTAGAAAACTACGAATTAATTGTCGAAGGTAAAAAAGCTAACATTGTAACAATAGGTTCATATGTAAAAATTCACAACAAAGATGACGAAAGCGTAGTTAAGGAATTTCAAATAGTTGGAGCTTTAGATGCTGATCCATTTAACAAAAAAATATCAAACCATACACCATTAGCAAAAGCATGTTTAGGTCAAAAAGTAGGCGACATTGTTGAAGTTGATGCTCCAATTAAATACGAAGTTAAAATCGATGAAATTCACTAATTTTATATTTTTTGTAAAAAGCAGACAATCTGCTTTTTATTATTTTATTAATTTTAATAAAATCGCTTATTTTTAGTTAAAATAATGAAAATTGAAGATTAAAAAAAGGGGAAGAAATGTTAATAGGTATAAGCGGTATGATCGCTTCAGGAAAGTCGAGTTTATCAGAAAAGTTACACAAAAATTTCAGTAGCTCAGAGTTGTTACATGAGTTTGAAGATGATGATGTAGTATTTAACACATTTTTAAAATGATTATACGAGAAAAAAGAAAACATAAGTATTGGGTTTCAAGCATATATATTAGAAAATCATGCTTCAAAATTACAACAAATATTAAAACAATTAAAACAACAAAATCAAGATGATTTAATATTTTTGGATCGCTTTAGTTTGGAGCACCATTTGTTTGCGCAAATATTATTAAAAGACAAACCATTAAATTATTGAAAAGCATATGAAGCGATATTTGAAAATATTATCACTCGTAACGAATTACCAGATTTTGCAATTTTTCTAGATATCAGTTTTGAAACATTTAAAAAACGTATTTTTCAAAGAGGTCGTGAAGCGGAGATTGATAACTGAGAAGAAAATTATGAATATTTTAAAACATTACACAGTTTATATTTTGAATCATTTTCAAATATGTGTAAAAAATATAATTTAGAATATGCTGTAATTGATACAAACAATTTAACTGAAGATCAAGTACTAAAAGAAGCTTTAAGAATAATACAAACAAAAATAAATAAGGAACATTAATGGAAATGGATTATAGAATTGAAGAAATATTGTACTCAGAAACAGAATTACAGGATAAGATTAAAGAACTAGGACAATGAGTAGATGATAATTATCCTTCAAATGATAAATTAATATTAGTAGGAATTTTAAAAGGTTGTATACCATTCATTGCTCATTTAATTGTTAATATCAAACGTGATTTAATAGTGGATTTCATGACATTGAGTTCATATGAAGGTGGGTCAAAATCAAATAGTAATGTTAAGGTTATTATGGATTTAGCACATGATATAAAAGGCAAAGATGTATTGATTATTGAAGATTGTGTTGATACAGGTTATACAATGGCTAAAATCGTATCTCTTTTAAACAATAGAAACCCAAAAAGCTTGAAGGTATTAACATTATTAGATAAAAAAGGTGGTAGAAAAATACCTTTTACAGTTGATAAATTCGGATTCGACTGTCCTCAAAAATTCGTTGTAGGTTATGGATTTGACTGAAATGATGAAATGCGTAACATACCATATATTGGTGTATTAAAAAAAGAATTAATTTAAAAAAATACTGTCATACAGTATTTTTTTTAAGTTTACTCTCTTATTTATTTTTATTAAACTTTAATGTGTTTAATATAAAGATAGGACATTAAACGAATAATATGTATTTATGAATGTAGTTTTTATATACGGCATTTTTTTAAAAAATTTAACTATTGTGTTAATTATTTAATAATTTTTCGTAAAAAGTTGTATTTTTTGCGTGTAAATGGTGCAAATCTTGAAGAAAAATCGTTTAAGTTTCGTGAAATATAATAAGATCTTGCATTACTGAATGAAGTAATGGAAAACTTATGTCTATATCTTCCTTGACCACTGCTTTTAATCCCTCCGAAAGGTAATTTCAATTCACTGATATGAATCAAAGCATCATTAATTGCTAAACTGCCTGAGTTTGTATTTTTTATGAAATCATCTATTGTTTGTTTGTTGTTTGTAAAAACATAACTAGCGAGAGCTGAATTATTTAAGGAGTTAAACAAATCCAATGCTTGTTTCTTATCTCTTATTTTAAACAATGCAAATATATTTGAAAACATTTCATTCGTCATCATTGATTTATTTTTGTCAATGTCACAATCAACAATTTGCGGAATAATTTTTAAATCGTTGTGAGAAATAAAAATATTGTGTGTATTCTGAAAATAATTCATTATGTTGTTTAATTGTTCAATATTAATTATGTGTGAATAATCATTGTTTACTCATAAGTTTGGGTATTGCTTATTCAATTGAATTTGCAATTCTTGTTTAAATTCGTCGTATACGCTTTCGTGCACTAAAAAATGATTCGGTGATACACAAGTTTGTCCGGAGTTATACATTTTTGCCCAAACAATTCTTTTAGCCGCTGATTTTATATTCACATTTTTATCTATATACACAGGACATGGAGAACCTAATTCCAAGATATATTCAATACCTAAAGACGCAGCCTTAGTTGCTATTTTTCTACCTACAAATTCACTTCCTGTAAAAAAAAAATTAAATCTGGTTTTGACTCGATCTGTTCGTTTATCGTTGCAATATCGCAATCATGTTCAATACTAATGCATACATCCTTCAGTAACGTTTCTTTAATCATTTTTTCAATAATTTCTGCAGTATTTTTTGTTTTTTCACTGACTTTTATTAATGCTTTGTTTCCGGCTGCGACAGCGCCTATCAAAGGCATTAATACCAAATGGAATGGATAATTAAATGGACCGATTATAAAAACTATTCCCTTGGGTTCATATTTGTAATACTTAGAGTTAATTTTCCAATTCAATGGTTGAGCAATACTGAACGGATTGACTCTGTGTTTTTTAAAAGCATAATTTAGCAAACTCAATTGAATTCTTATTTCTTTAAGAACTATTTGAATTTCTGATAAATATGACTCGGTTTTTGGTTTATGTAAATCTAAAAATAAAGATTTTTCAATCTCGTCAATGTTATTTTTTATTCAATTGTAAATGCTTATTAATATTGCTTTTCTGTATTTTTTATCATGTTTAATTTTATTACTTTTATTTTGCAAGTTATTTATATAGTTCATGGGTCCTCTTTTTTCACACATTAATTTTAACATTTTTTCAAATTATGCAAGATGTTAAGCTTTTTTGCTTGACACCTTTATTTTTGTGTTATACTATATTCGTTATTTAAAAAACATCAAATTTGAAAGGAAACATTATGGTTAAATTAAGACTAAAAAGAAATGGTAAAAAATTCAATGCCATTTACAAAATTGTAGCAGCCGACTCACGTGCTCCACGTGACGGACGTTTTATCGAAGAATTAGGATTTTACAACCCACACAGTAAAGAAGTTGTACTTAAAAAAGACTTAATCAGCAAATGATTAGATCAAGGTGCACAAGTAACTGACACAGTAAGAACTCTTCTTAAAAAAGATAATTTCTACGCTGAATACATTGCAAATCGTAATAAATAATTATGAAAATTAATATTTTGACTTTATTTCCAAAATACTTTGAAGCGTTTAAAAACGAATCAATTATAGCGAAAGCTATTCAATTAGGTCATTTACAAATTAATATTATTGATTGAAGGGAATTTTCAAAAGATAAACATAAAAAAGTTGATGATCAAGTATATGGTGGTGGACAAGGAATGCTTTTACAAGTTGAGCCGTTAGATTTAGCATTGCAAACGGTTGGCGGAAAAAAAATATTGCTTTCACCCCAGGGAAAAGTATTTAATCAAAAATTAGCAAGAGAATATGCAAAAGAAACTGAAATAACGCTTGTTGCGGGGCATTATGAAGGTTTTGATGAAAGAATCTTACATTTCATAGACGAAGAAGTTAGCATCGGAGATTATGTTTTGACAGGTGGAGAATTACCGGCAATGGTTATTGCTGATGCATTAGCTAGGTTAGCTCCAGGAGTGATTCGTGAATCAAGTCATCTTGAGGAAAGTCATGAAGGCATAGGCTTATTGGATTATCCACAATATACAAGACCAAGGGAATATAAAGGTTACACGGTTCCAGAGGTATTGTTAAATGGAGATCATAAAAAAATTGAGCAGTGAAGAAATAAAGCAAAGTATGAAAAAACATTAAAAAATCGACCAGACATTATTGAAAGGATTGAAAATGAGCAGAAATAGTTTATTAGAATTAGTAGAATCAACACAAATAAGAACAGACTTACCAGAAATTAAAGAAGGATACAATGTACGTGTTCACGTACGTATCAAAGAGGGTGACAAAGAACGTATTCAAGTATTTGAAGGTTTAATTATTGCTATCTCAGGTGCTGGTACAGCTAAAAACTTTACAGTACGTAAAAACTCATACGGAATTGGTGTGGAACGTGTATTTAAATTAAATTCACCTCTAGTGGCATCAATTGAAGTTGTAAGAAAAAACAAAGTTCGTCGTGCAAAACTATACTACATGCGTGATCTTAAAGGTAAAGCAGCAAGACTTAAAGAACTTAAAAACAATAAATAATAATTCTTGGATGTTTTTAAATATATCAAGTCAAAATTCAAGTGAGCAACTTAATATTGCTAGCTTGAATTTTTCTTTATAACTTTTAAACTTATAAATTAAAAATATACCAATTTTATTTAAAAAACTATTTCCAACTTAAATTTACAGGTTGATTTTGTTTTAATTTATATTGACATTGAATACAAAACATCAACACAAAATGCCAAAATTGCAAAATTGTTTCGATTTTGTAATAATATTAATGTTATGCAAAAATTATTAATCGTCGAATCACCAAATAAAGAAAAAACAATACAAAAATATTTAGGAGAAGTTTACACAGTCATGGCTACCAATGGCCATATTTACAAACTATCAACAACCGGAGAAGGTCGTTTAGGTATAGATTTAGAAAATTGAGAACCAAATTATACTTTAGAAGCAAACAAGAAAACAATTGTCAAAAATTTAAAATCAGCTGCTAAAAAAGTTGATGAAGTATTAATTGCAACTGACCCCGATCGTGAAGGAGAAGCTATTGCTCAAAATCTTGTCGATGCTCTCGATATTGAAACTAAATATCGTCGTGTTAAATATAATGAAATAACAAAAGAAGCAATTGAAGAAGCAATTGCGCATTCAAATTTAATTGACCAAAATTTAGTTGAAGCTCAAAAAGCAAGAAGAATGCTTGACAGAATTATTGGTTTTAAATTATCTAAATTAATTAAAAACACGGTTAAAAATTCTCCAGTTGTCCCATCAGCTGGTCGTGTACAATCAATAGCATTGAAATTAGTTTGTGATAGAGAAAAAGAGATCGAAGAATACATTCCAACTAAATATGAAATAATTGAAGCAATAATTGAAAATGATATCGTTGCTCAATGTTATTTAAAACCATCAGTAATGGAAAAAAACACCTGATTGCCAACTAAAACAGCTGAAGAAATAATGGCGAAAAAAACTGGTAAATTATTAGTTAAAGATTATTCAGTAAATAAAAGAAACGATGCTGCAATCACACCATATAAACAATCTATCTTGTATAAAGAAGCCAAATACTCATCAAAAATAGTACAAAGTGCAGCACAAAAATTATTTGAAACCGGGTTAATAACATATCCTAGAACTGACTCAACACGTTTAAGTGCGAAATTCATAGCTTATGCTCAAAAATATATTTCTACTAAATATGGTAATGAATACGTAGCTTCAACTGTTAAGGGTTTTAGCGGAGACCAAGATGCCCACGAGGCTATTAGGCCTACTGATATAAACTTAACTCCTGCTGAAGCTGTAAAAAAATATGAGTTGAACAATTACATGGCAAACATTTATACCATGATTTACAATAAAACTCTTATGGCTTTAATGACACCGCCAGTTAGGCAAATTTATTCATATGAATTATTGGATAACGAAACAACATATAAAATGAGTTTTTCTAAAAAAATATTCAATGGTTATAGCGCCATTCATTCAGACGAAGAAGATAGTAAGAAGATTCCAGAATATGAAATTGGAACTTATATTAAAGTTAAAAAATATAATCACGAAAAAAAACAAACATTGCCACCTGCACGTTATAACGAAGGTAGCCTGATACAAACACTTGATGAAATTAAAGTTGGACGGCCATCTACATTCGCAACAACAATCAATATTATTAAAAAAAGATTGTTTGTTGATTCAGTTAAAAAAACATTAATACCTACTGATTTTGGTAAGGTTGTTTGTGAAAAACTTGTTACAAACTTTAAAAAAATAATTAACGAAGAATATACATCCCAAGTTGAAGAAGACTTAGATAATATCGCCAATGGTGTAGCCGAGAAAAACAATTTAATGAATGCTTTCTGAGAAAAGTTTAATAACACATTGGATATTGCTCAACAAACAATGGAAATATCAAAATTAGAATTGCAAAACACTGGTGAAAAATGCGAATTATGCAACAGTAATACTGTATATCGTTACAAAAAAAGTAATCAACAAAAATTCATTGGGTGTTCAGCATTTCCTAAATGCAAATTTACAAAAAGTGATCCTAATGCACCTAAAAAACGTACATATTTTAAGAAAAGTAAAGATAATATAAATGAATAATACAAAAGAAGATAAAAAAAGTTTAATCAAAAGTATTTTAATTTGATTAACAATTGGATTAGTTAGTGCGGGATTTTTAGGATCAGTTATTTATTATGTGCATTACAATAACTTGGTAACGAAAATAAAAAAATACAAACAAAAAGAATATGAAGAAGACAGTAAAAACATTGTTGTTCTGCCAAGAATTTTTGAATATCAATCAGCTAAAGATATAATTTACAGATTAAACATTCAAAAAGAGATTGAGAAAAATTTTAGTATTCATGATTACATCAAAAACTATGTTTCATTCGGTGATATTTCTTTAAGAATGGATAAAAATTTAGATTTTATATTTACTGATGCTAAATTAAAAGAAAATACTAATGATACGATTTTATTAACTGTAAAAATAGTTCCAAAAAATAAAAAATTTAAACCTAAAACATTCGAAAATTTAGAAGTCAAAATATCTAATATTTCAACAAATTATCAAAATTCAGAAGTATTTAAAAAAGTTTTCAATAAATACAAAGATGATTTATATAGGCTGATAAATAGTGATGAGTCAATAAATGATTCATATTATAAGACTGAAAAATTTAAAAATAATATTTTTGAATGATACAAAAAAGTTGTAAATGAAGCAAGACCAAATTTATTCCCAATAAATGAATACGATATAATAAAAGAACCAACTACTCAAAATTGAGTAAGTTATATAAATAAAGACATGCGTAACTTATTAACAATAAAATTTGCATTTAAAAATAAAACAACTGGTTTAACTTATTCAGAAGTTTATAAAGAATATATTAAATAAAAAAGAGGCCATTGCCTCTTTTTTATTGTTTATTTATTAATTTATCAATTTCTTTAAAGTTGTAATAATCATCATAACTAATATTAATATCTACATCAATACCATCTTCAATTCATTCTAATTCGTCAATGTTTTTTACTGGTGTTTTTGCCACACCGGTAAAACCAAAATTAGATGAAATTACTAAACCAGTACCGTCTGGCAACATAATAGGAATCGTAGAAAACATTCCTCCCCCGGTTTTATTACCGATAATTTTCGCATTATTTTGTTTAGCGACATGAGTAAAAAGATTGGCAGCACTAAATGTGTTTATTCCTGTTAAAATGAATCAGTTATACTCATCATAACCATCAAGTGAATTGTATCTGTTATCGTCGTTTGTATCTGTTAAATATTCCATTACGAATCCTTGGTTATTGAATTTATCCACAGAGGCGATAATTTTTTTATGTTTACCAATAAAACCTGATAATTTTTGCATGGCATGTAATTGACCGCCGCCGTTCAATGACAAATCAATAACAATATTTTTAATAGGCTGTTTAATTTTTTTTATTTTATCCATTATTTTATACATTTTTCAGTATGTATCGTTTTGTGCGGCGTTTAATTTATCGTTTTTACGCCCAACATCAAATGATTGAATAGGAATGAATACTGTGTTATTTTCAATATAAAAATCTTTGTTTTTTTCTTTTAAATATGGCGCTTTATTAATTAATTGTTGTTTAATAATGTTTGATTCATTACGTTTAGAACTTAATGATTGATTGGCTATTATTTTGCTCTCGTAACCAAACAACATAGATCTATTCAATACTGAAGAATGAAGTTCATTTAAATGGCCAAAAACAAATTCATTGTAAAAATCGAACCTAATTTTTATATCAGTACTTTGCAATCTTTTTAATCAATCTTTTTTTATTAAGAATTTTTCAGTTCCATTATTCATTTGTCTTTTATTTTTTAATCCATAAAAATTATCAAAAACAAATAAAAAAAAGTTTTTATTAAATTCAGCCGAGTATTTGTCATCAATGACATCACTTTTATTTATCGAAAGTTTTTTAAAATATTTTTCTCCCATTGGTAAAAAATCCACGCCATATAAATTCTTTCCGTTATAAAAAACATTGAAATAATTCTTAGAAAAGAATAATAAATTAAATATTGAAAGAGGTATGTAGGTATTGTTATCTATATTGTAAAATTGTATATTGTATTTCCCGAAGTCAAACACGCGTGCATGTTGTGTATCCTTGTTGATAGGTTTGAATCCTACATATGATAAATGTTCGTTTAAATCTAAATTTGTGGGGCTTTTCATAATACTAAAAACATTTTCATCATAAAAACTAATTGTATTATTTTTTGAATTAAATATTATTTTAAATTTATTATCAAATATGTAAAAATATTCATATTCATTCATTTTCCACAATCTAATGTTACTGATATTAAAAACATCGCTGAATTTGTTGAAAAAATCATTCATGTTAATATACGGTATTCCACCTTTGATTGAAGAATAAATTTTAATATTTTTTTTGTTTAAATTTGAATACTCTTTTGATTCATTTTGGAATGTTACAAGTTCATACTTTTTGTTAATTTCAGCAGGCACTTTATCAGTAATTAATCCGTTAAAAATTTTTGGATTATTAAAAAATGAGCACGATATCACACTCGTACAAGTTATCACACTCGTTAGTGTTAAAAATAATTTTAAAAATTTGCGCATATTTCCTCTTTGCTAATTTTATCAATAAATAAAAAAGAGCCTAACTCTTTTTTATTTAAGTGATTCAAAAAATTCTCTAGCGCCATCTGTTAAATGTAATTTTAACGCCCCCTTTTTAGAGATGAATACGTGTTCGGTATGTTTAAGAGCTTTCAATTCATTTAATACATTGATTGAGTATATATTGATATGGAGTTCGCCTAGTTCATGAATATGAATTATTTCTTTGAGTAATTTTGCATCAGTAAAATCAGTGTTTAATTCTAATTTAATGTGTCTTCCCAACCCTTGTAATCAGTCTTCTTCCTTATCCAATCTTCCTCCTGGAAGTTCTCATAAGTTAGGGTTGTGAACTTCTGGAGATCTTTTTAATAATAAAAATTCATTTTTGTCATTTTTTATGACTGCTGTACTTACTTTTAATATCATATTGTAATTATTATAACTTAGCTTCTATATTTAACACTGTTTTTAATTTTTTTTAGTGTGTTTTTAATTTTTAACGTGCTATTATTTAACTTTTTCTATCTTTAGTTATTAATTGTT
Coding sequences within:
- the ruvX gene encoding Holliday junction resolvase RuvX, whose translation is MRKLSLDLGTRTCGFAITDSDCILATGLDNYRFEENNFSKVVEQVKFYIEKYKDIDTLVLGHPLRSNNTKSERTLMVEEFKIILENEFKLPVVLVNEHSSTKAAEDILIQVGYTRKKRKGVKDKLAAQLILEDYLNYYLKK
- a CDS encoding BC85_0335 family putative methyltransferase produces the protein MNNILSTQILSATLKVERLKVDWPTWKTILLISIFVVIFFATIVYVIMHLRLKTLKAKYKIHETNKQILSIQESNPNFANVITELQQKTNNTKAHSLFSAFVLNTFLVNKYTDITIIDDEDDYFANLLAVNCPEANISNIAKTTKYKHLNYIDSFKTINKLTMKSQLIVNLDYNLDPLNALNESLEHLKDNGICIFLYNKYCKKQLNSIFDRLETDNKLKYEKMKFKKIKIIIITNYKNKE
- the greA gene encoding transcription elongation factor GreA, whose translation is MNTEEKIYLTQESLDDYKNELNHLQNVLRPQVIEEIKEARGQGDLSENAEYDAARDKQAQVEGRIAEIQHILENYELIVEGKKANIVTIGSYVKIHNKDDESVVKEFQIVGALDADPFNKKISNHTPLAKACLGQKVGDIVEVDAPIKYEVKIDEIH
- a CDS encoding deoxynucleoside kinase, with translation MLIGISGMIASGKSSLSEKLHKNFSSSELLHEFEDDDVVFNTFLKWLYEKKENISIGFQAYILENHASKLQQILKQLKQQNQDDLIFLDRFSLEHHLFAQILLKDKPLNYWKAYEAIFENIITRNELPDFAIFLDISFETFKKRIFQRGREAEIDNWEENYEYFKTLHSLYFESFSNMCKKYNLEYAVIDTNNLTEDQVLKEALRIIQTKINKEH
- the hpt gene encoding hypoxanthine phosphoribosyltransferase, which codes for MEMDYRIEEILYSETELQDKIKELGQWVDDNYPSNDKLILVGILKGCIPFIAHLIVNIKRDLIVDFMTLSSYEGGSKSNSNVKVIMDLAHDIKGKDVLIIEDCVDTGYTMAKIVSLLNNRNPKSLKVLTLLDKKGGRKIPFTVDKFGFDCPQKFVVGYGFDWNDEMRNIPYIGVLKKELI
- a CDS encoding aldehyde dehydrogenase family protein — translated: MRYCNDKRTDRVKTRFNFFFTGSEFVGRKIATKAASLGIEYILELGSPCPVYIDKNVNIKSAAKRIVWAKMYNSGQTCVSPNHFLVHESVYDEFKQELQIQLNKQYPNLWVNNDYSHIINIEQLNNIMNYFQNTHNIFISHNDLKIIPQIVDCDIDKNKSMMTNEMFSNIFALFKIRDKKQALDLFNSLNNSALASYVFTNNKQTIDDFIKNTNSGSLAINDALIHISELKLPFGGIKSSGQGRYRHKFSITSFSNARSYYISRNLNDFSSRFAPFTRKKYNFLRKIIK
- a CDS encoding aldehyde dehydrogenase family protein encodes the protein MNYINNLQNKSNKIKHDKKYRKAILISIYNWIKNNIDEIEKSLFLDLHKPKTESYLSEIQIVLKEIRIQLSLLNYAFKKHRVNPFSIAQPLNWKINSKYYKYEPKGIVFIIGPFNYPFHLVLMPLIGAVAAGNKALIKVSEKTKNTAEIIEKMIKETLLKDVCISIEHDCDIATINEQIESKPDLIFFLQEVNL
- the rpsP gene encoding 30S ribosomal protein S16 codes for the protein MVKLRLKRNGKKFNAIYKIVAADSRAPRDGRFIEELGFYNPHSKEVVLKKDLISKWLDQGAQVTDTVRTLLKKDNFYAEYIANRNK
- the trmD gene encoding tRNA (guanosine(37)-N1)-methyltransferase TrmD, which encodes MKINILTLFPKYFEAFKNESIIAKAIQLGHLQINIIDWREFSKDKHKKVDDQVYGGGQGMLLQVEPLDLALQTVGGKKILLSPQGKVFNQKLAREYAKETEITLVAGHYEGFDERILHFIDEEVSIGDYVLTGGELPAMVIADALARLAPGVIRESSHLEESHEGIGLLDYPQYTRPREYKGYTVPEVLLNGDHKKIEQWRNKAKYEKTLKNRPDIIERIENEQK
- the rplS gene encoding 50S ribosomal protein L19, which translates into the protein MSRNSLLELVESTQIRTDLPEIKEGYNVRVHVRIKEGDKERIQVFEGLIIAISGAGTAKNFTVRKNSYGIGVERVFKLNSPLVASIEVVRKNKVRRAKLYYMRDLKGKAARLKELKNNK
- the topA gene encoding type I DNA topoisomerase, producing the protein MQKLLIVESPNKEKTIQKYLGEVYTVMATNGHIYKLSTTGEGRLGIDLENWEPNYTLEANKKTIVKNLKSAAKKVDEVLIATDPDREGEAIAQNLVDALDIETKYRRVKYNEITKEAIEEAIAHSNLIDQNLVEAQKARRMLDRIIGFKLSKLIKNTVKNSPVVPSAGRVQSIALKLVCDREKEIEEYIPTKYEIIEAIIENDIVAQCYLKPSVMEKNTWLPTKTAEEIMAKKTGKLLVKDYSVNKRNDAAITPYKQSILYKEAKYSSKIVQSAAQKLFETGLITYPRTDSTRLSAKFIAYAQKYISTKYGNEYVASTVKGFSGDQDAHEAIRPTDINLTPAEAVKKYELNNYMANIYTMIYNKTLMALMTPPVRQIYSYELLDNETTYKMSFSKKIFNGYSAIHSDEEDSKKIPEYEIGTYIKVKKYNHEKKQTLPPARYNEGSLIQTLDEIKVGRPSTFATTINIIKKRLFVDSVKKTLIPTDFGKVVCEKLVTNFKKIINEEYTSQVEEDLDNIANGVAEKNNLMNAFWEKFNNTLDIAQQTMEISKLELQNTGEKCELCNSNTVYRYKKSNQQKFIGCSAFPKCKFTKSDPNAPKKRTYFKKSKDNINE
- a CDS encoding S41 family peptidase; protein product: MRKFLKLFLTLTSVITCTSVISCSFFNNPKIFNGLITDKVPAEINKKYELVTFQNESKEYSNLNKKNIKIYSSIKGGIPYINMNDFFNKFSDVFNISNIRLWKMNEYEYFYIFDNKFKIIFNSKNNTISFYDENVFSIMKSPTNLDLNEHLSYVGFKPINKDTQHARVFDFGKYNIQFYNIDNNTYIPLSIFNLLFFSKNYFNVFYNGKNLYGVDFLPMGEKYFKKLSINKSDVIDDKYSAEFNKNFFLFVFDNFYGLKNKRQMNNGTEKFLIKKDWLKRLQSTDIKIRFDFYNEFVFGHLNELHSSVLNRSMLFGYESKIIANQSLSSKRNESNIIKQQLINKAPYLKEKNKDFYIENNTVFIPIQSFDVGRKNDKLNAAQNDTYWKMYKIMDKIKKIKQPIKNIVIDLSLNGGGQLHAMQKLSGFIGKHKKIIASVDKFNNQGFVMEYLTDTNDDNRYNSLDGYDEYNWFILTGINTFSAANLFTHVAKQNNAKIIGNKTGGGMFSTIPIMLPDGTGLVISSNFGFTGVAKTPVKNIDELEWIEDGIDVDINISYDDYYNFKEIDKLINKQ
- a CDS encoding NUDIX domain-containing protein, whose translation is MILKVSTAVIKNDKNEFLLLKRSPEVHNPNLWELPGGRLDKEEDWLQGLGRHIKLELNTDFTDAKLLKEIIHIHELGELHINIYSINVLNELKALKHTEHVFISKKGALKLHLTDGAREFFESLK